TCGAATTATTTCAGCCGATTGCCTTATTGTTTTGTTAGAATCGCCGATACTAAGCGAAACGGCACTTTTAAGAGCTGAAAAAGCTCCTTTTCTATAAATCCTTGTTTCTGAACAGAGTTCAAGACAACTAAGTAAGTTATCTATAGAATTATTATCTCCTTGTTCCACCACACATTTTACAGCTATCTCTAAAGCAGTTGCTGGTGTCCGGTTCCGACTCGCTAAAATAGTGGCCACTCGTTTTAACAAATATTCTTTCCTGATCCCTGTCATCATAGTTGAAACTGAGTCTATAACATGGCTTGCTAATTTAACCCCATTTGAGGTATCAAACTTAGAAGCGTCATTTAAAATATCTTTCAAATCTACAGGTTCAACCACATCAATTCCAATCGCTGTGCTAGCAAAACGATGTCTTAAATCAGCCTTATAAGGATTACCAATAATTAATAACGAATCAGAGGCGGCATTTTTTTTTCTGATTTGATACTGTACGTCAATCTGATTTTTTGAGTCAGTTTGATAATTACCAGTAAGTTGATGCCATTGGACATATTCCGGGCAACTCAGCAGATCAATTGGGTTGCCCTTATTTAACAGATTACGACAGTTTATAATCCAACGACCTAAATTCGGTGTCCCAGCGTTTATCCATCGCCAAGGCGTGTTAAGTTCACAAATTATTGGAAATCTCGCTTGAACCCCATTAACCCAGCATGGCATAGGATCACTAAAATTAAATATGCATTGCATTGGATCACCGAAAACAATAGTCGGCAAAAACTCTGAAATAGAACAAATTAATGCATGTTGATCAGAATTGCAGTCTTGATATTCATCAACCAATAACCGTGAATATGTTGATTGAATAAGATCAGATATATGACCAGAATCAATGTACTTATTAACCTTGCGACGCAACTCAGGATAAAAAACTTTAGGAGTATCAGGAGTTGCGACAACATTACATGACCCAGGAAACATAGTTGATATTCGCAGTGCCCAACCGTCAATTGTTGCAACAACATATTGATAATTTGGTACACCAAGGCGCTTAAGTCTCGATTTTAATGCAGCGACTCCAGCTGTAGTATGAGTTAATACCAGAAACGGCTTGTTAGATGTGGAATTAAGAGTTTCCGTTATTAAATGTGTTTTGCCACATCCAGCTGGAGCAACAATTAAACCCCGGTGAGACGATAAGACGGCTTCTACTGTCATAGAAAACCACCGACAGACTTAGCCCAAGCAAATAATTCATTTATTGGTTTAGTAAGTAATTTTCCAAAATTTGAGTAGTGTGGTGCAATAATTGAGCGAGCAATATTTTCAGCTGGTTCAATATCTTTATACCAAGCACCATTCTTACTTTTAGCCGCTTTCGATAATATTGTTCTCATCGTATCTTGAAATTTAGTGCGGCAATCTTCTAAATTAAAACTGTTTCCAGAATATTTCTGAATATTGGAATTTATTGACTCACGCCCTTTTCGTTCGACGGCCAAATCAATCAAGGCCGGTATTACGACCTCGGGACAGGATTTAAATAAAGCATCTTCAGTAGCGTTATTCTCTCCCCATTCAAAAATTTTGATCCCTATTCTTTTCGCTTCGATTGTTTCTTCTATTTCTTCCTCTTGTTTATCAGAATCTTTAAATATGGCAGTAGGATATCCTAACATATTAAAGATTTTAGCACGTTGGAACTGTGTCTGTCCTCCACCATCCGCCCAGTATGCACCATGCGCTTGAATGCTCATGTGGCCTTGATCTTGGCAATAAAGATCAATACCTTTAACAATGCCTATTTCTGTTTTACCTTCGCAGACAATGACAGACCGACTAAAAAAAGCCTCAGCACATACTCTTAATGTACTTTGTTCTTCATTACCGCCAGTTAGTGTGTGTATATAATGAGAGCAATGGGTATTTGGAGGGGGAAAAGGGACTATACCAACCTTTCTAACAACATGAAGTTGTTCTGCTTTAAGCTCACGTAAAACATAAGGGGAATGTGTTGTAATAAAAACTTGTTGTTCCTGCGATTCATCTTTAGAGCCCAACTCATTAAGTAATCTTGTTATCCTAAATGGCTCTAACCCATACTCAGCCTCATCAACTATAAGTATTTTGGAGATATTTGTACACTTTTGTAAGCCACTGATCAATAAACGCGACGAACCTGTCCCTAACTGCCTCAGTGGAGTATTGTCATCGTTGTGAAGACTTATTGCACCATGTGCAAGCGACACGCTATTTGCATCAAGTAGCGCCTTTAAATCACCAACTGAAACCCCTAATTTATTAGCGATATTTTTTACTTGAATCAACACAGCATTAATTCCCGCAACCTCGCCACCAGAAAAAGCTTCACGAGCTTTCCGACCAAGTTGGGCCAATGTCAATGACGCGTTGATATTTTTTTCGGATAATTTATTCAAGATGGATTTATTTCCCCACGCAAAATGATAGTCAGGGGCTGCACCAAGTCTCGCTGAAGATATTAACTCACGGTGTTTCCATTGCAACCTGCGTTCAAGACCATCAGCCACGGCTCTTTCAGAATAAAGCAACCAATCGGGTTCTAAATCTTCTCCAACGGTCAACTTCACTGTTAATACAACTTCTTTGCCAGATAGAGGTTCATCTACTATTTCGCCCGTGGCAGAGTTAAAACCCCTTAAGAACATTCCATAAGCCTCAATATTTTTAAGTTGGTCATCTAATGCACCGATGGTAACAAATATTTCGATTGGGTTTTTTGTATTGAGTTGGAAAAAGTCGGAATCAGTGAAAGGATATGAACGTCTTGCTCCTATGGCTAAATCAATCGCATCAAGAACAGTTGATTTTCCTGAATCTCCCGAACCAATAAGACAGTTAAGACCTGGTTTTGGAAACCAAATAAGTTCGTTAATGACCCTAAATCTTTTAATATG
This DNA window, taken from Bacteroidota bacterium, encodes the following:
- a CDS encoding ATP-dependent helicase, translated to MTVEAVLSSHRGLIVAPAGCGKTHLITETLNSTSNKPFLVLTHTTAGVAALKSRLKRLGVPNYQYVVATIDGWALRISTMFPGSCNVVATPDTPKVFYPELRRKVNKYIDSGHISDLIQSTYSRLLVDEYQDCNSDQHALICSISEFLPTIVFGDPMQCIFNFSDPMPCWVNGVQARFPIICELNTPWRWINAGTPNLGRWIINCRNLLNKGNPIDLLSCPEYVQWHQLTGNYQTDSKNQIDVQYQIRKKNAASDSLLIIGNPYKADLRHRFASTAIGIDVVEPVDLKDILNDASKFDTSNGVKLASHVIDSVSTMMTGIRKEYLLKRVATILASRNRTPATALEIAVKCVVEQGDNNSIDNLLSCLELCSETRIYRKGAFSALKSAVSLSIGDSNKTIRQSAEIIREQRRHQGDRRIPTKAIGSTLLLKGLEADHVFILDADGMNSHNLYVALSRGAKSITVFSNKNILP
- a CDS encoding ATP-binding protein → MAQIRHIHIKRFRVINELIWFPKPGLNCLIGSGDSGKSTVLDAIDLAIGARRSYPFTDSDFFQLNTKNPIEIFVTIGALDDQLKNIEAYGMFLRGFNSATGEIVDEPLSGKEVVLTVKLTVGEDLEPDWLLYSERAVADGLERRLQWKHRELISSARLGAAPDYHFAWGNKSILNKLSEKNINASLTLAQLGRKAREAFSGGEVAGINAVLIQVKNIANKLGVSVGDLKALLDANSVSLAHGAISLHNDDNTPLRQLGTGSSRLLISGLQKCTNISKILIVDEAEYGLEPFRITRLLNELGSKDESQEQQVFITTHSPYVLRELKAEQLHVVRKVGIVPFPPPNTHCSHYIHTLTGGNEEQSTLRVCAEAFFSRSVIVCEGKTEIGIVKGIDLYCQDQGHMSIQAHGAYWADGGGQTQFQRAKIFNMLGYPTAIFKDSDKQEEEIEETIEAKRIGIKIFEWGENNATEDALFKSCPEVVIPALIDLAVERKGRESINSNIQKYSGNSFNLEDCRTKFQDTMRTILSKAAKSKNGAWYKDIEPAENIARSIIAPHYSNFGKLLTKPINELFAWAKSVGGFL